The genome window CTTAATCACCACCTCCCGCAGGGTCGGATAAAGGGAGGTGTTCTTCACCGTCAGGCGCACGTAGCCATCCCCGCACAGCGGGAGCTGTCCGACCTGGCCATTGGAGGTCAGCAGGCTGGCCTCCGCCAGGTGCAGAAAGGGGCCGGCTTGTTGGACCAGGTGGCAGGGTGCCGTCTCACTGCACCCCCACTGGGCAAAGACGTTGCTGGTGAGGTCGGTACAGGCGATGACGTCCGCCGTCACGGTAATGACGCGCTGTTCGCCCGGCTGAAGCGCGGCGATGCGCCAGACCGGCGCATTCCCACCGGGTGCCGGCATAGTGACCCCGCTGGTGTCGGAAATGGAGGAGCCGGCGAAGCGCAGGCCCGCGCCCAACACATCCGTCACCAGCACATTGTACGCGATGCCGCTCCCCGGGTTCACCACATAAATGCGCCAAGTGGCGGTATCGTCCGTCACGAGATAGGAATTCGGGGTGACGAAGATGCTGATATCGCCGACGCGATTGATGGCCGGCGCGTCGGAGGCCGTTTCCACATAGCGCAGACCGCAGTTGTCGGAATAGCGCAGTTCCGCCGGCAGGGGGTCCTCCACATCATCGCAGTCGCTTTGCAGGGTCAGCCGGATCTGGCCGGCTGCCTCCACCGGGTCCGAAAACACCCAGGTGGTCGTCACCGCACTGCTGTACGTTACCACACGCCTCGGGTCAAAGGAACCTCCGAAGGAGACGCCCAGGAGCGCATAATGGGTCTTGGTCACCGTGACGGAGACATCATCCCCGCCCCAGGGGCCCGGATCGACAGTGATATCCGCGTCAAAGATCTGGCAGGCATCGATCACCGCCGGCACATCGACACTGATGCCCATGTCGGCGCGGCTGATCTGCAGTGGAAGCGCGTTGTGGAAGCCGGGGTCCGTGCTGCAGTAGGCATCGGAATAGCCCGGCAGCCAGAGATGGGTCCAGTGGTAATAGGAGCCGGCGGACGCGGCCGGCGCGTACAGGGAATACCCGATGACCAGCGTGCCGCTGGTCTTGCCGGTGGCACTCAGCCCGCCCAGGCCCAGCCGCAGGGGGGAAGTGCTCAGGATGGTGACATAGCTGGTAACGTCGTCCCCATCCAGCGTGACCCGGAGGGTGCCGGCGTTGTACTGCAGGTTGTTCTCCAGGTTATCGGTGAAGACGGCGCCAGCCCACGAACCAATATTTCGCTCGATATGATAAGTGTTGGTGATCCAGAAGCTGGTACAGGTCTCAATAGTCGTGGCGCTGGCCGCGATGTTGGCGTGCACCCCCGGATCGTTCTGCAGAGCGGCGGAAGCCGAGGCAGAGGTGTTCAGCAGACAGCCGCAGTCCGTCGCCGCGCTGGCCTGAATAGAATTCGTAGCCACCTGGTTGGCCGCGCAGGGGTCACTGCTGACGGTGGTGGTGAGGGTGAGCCGGGCGCCGTTGGCCTGCGCCGGCGTCAGCGCCCAGGTAATGGTGCGCCCGTTGATTTGCGGTGTGCCGGCGGTGGTGGAAACGCCCACAATCC of Anaerolineae bacterium contains these proteins:
- a CDS encoding DUF11 domain-containing protein; protein product: MVHRSRVWRIGAVLLVAGLLLAVIPLFLFALADTSALPAERQLVAPPGERMPAPPALPPARPQQQPLDGWLDITVAQPAYFNVSDPGQVVTITVANGHPSRPAEALALTVTLPANFIYLATTSVTDNAGPIPYTVAVIGQDLVYTLDGGAYDLGAGDAVRIVVRLATNCQVASGLSIRVTADYLSSGTAYRDVGYSDALTVQRGNLVVQKLPANQAAAVGDVVTWTVLARNTELGDVYDAYITDTPGAGFTNVQGLTSAYISRLGPGEEQRYVVTATVNSCGDLNNVVAGAWSCGNQDGTGAAANPVSAQTDITLIKEVPDIRITIPPIVVPYCAQGYPLTWTITNLGQGDAYHFTLSSEFVGANLECSVVGSDWQKADVGAGMVFTYTANGGTIEAGQTVTLTLLVTDTQSCSAPSRSGVCWFLPGYTDSCGLPFSPPLTMASWSIGGDAPSLSVSKSASADRAFLGDQVVFTATVGLAHGEHVTGSVLLTDVVPASLGIVGVSTTAGTPQINGRTITWALTPAQANGARLTLTTTVSSDPCAANQVATNSIQASAATDCGCLLNTSASASAALQNDPGVHANIAASATTIETCTSFWITNTYHIERNIGSWAGAVFTDNLENNLQYNAGTLRVTLDGDDVTSYVTILSTSPLRLGLGGLSATGKTSGTLVIGYSLYAPAASAGSYYHWTHLWLPGYSDAYCSTDPGFHNALPLQISRADMGISVDVPAVIDACQIFDADITVDPGPWGGDDVSVTVTKTHYALLGVSFGGSFDPRRVVTYSSAVTTTWVFSDPVEAAGQIRLTLQSDCDDVEDPLPAELRYSDNCGLRYVETASDAPAINRVGDISIFVTPNSYLVTDDTATWRIYVVNPGSGIAYNVLVTDVLGAGLRFAGSSISDTSGVTMPAPGGNAPVWRIAALQPGEQRVITVTADVIACTDLTSNVFAQWGCSETAPCHLVQQAGPFLHLAEASLLTSNGQVGQLPLCGDGYVRLTVKNTSLYPTLREVVIK